GCATGCACTTTTTCCCTATTGCCACCAAGTAGCTGAAGCTTTGAGTTCCAGAAAAAAAACCCAATTATTTGGTAGAAATTTGTGCTGTAGGATGGTAATGCATTCTCGTTATTAGAACCAGTTAGGTGATGAGAACAGAGAATAATGTCTAGGACATCCAATGtaggaaatatttttcattttctggcAAGGAATGTATATTACAATGCATAATATCTTGAGGCAATGATATTAAGGCCTGCAGACCAACAATACAAGAAATTGGTTCTGTTTGTTACAGCTCGATAGGTATAGTGAAGTAAAGTATTTTTACTGCAGGCTTTTATGTGGTTAAGGTTCCTTTGgaattcttcttttctctttcttgaATATATGTACGCTTTCTCCTTGTAATAGCTTTCGTTTGGACAACTTCACATGTGATATTGTGGCATTACTATTATTCTGGTAATCTTTCGtgagattaattaattaaaagcaGGATGAGGGTTGTGTGTCATAGGTACAAAAATGTGAATGTATTGTTTGACATGACAAAACTTAATTTCTATATAAGTTATGTAGGTGAATGCGATGAAGAAACAGAAGTACTTCCTTAATTCATTTTAGTTAAGTAAACTGAATATATGAGCTAACTTAATAAACCATATAGACAAGCTTATGTGTATACATATAATTGGATtgcatatgaatatgaaataacATGTTTAGGTCCTCCATATGTTGACGGTATAGGATAGGTGAGTGGTCATTGGTCATATAATGGGAATATTTTTGGACACAGCACAAGGTGTGTAGATGCTTGGTAACTATAGTTGTCACCATGGATAATCATATTGTTTTTTTGGATAAGGCAGTCATGGATAATTAGGGGTGTTCACGATCTATTCTAATAAGCACTGTATACTCTAGTAATGAAAGGCTGACCTAGCCAAATTCTAACAGGAGAACCATGGTTAGGCCTACTTTCGGATCCGGGCCAAGGAtcatatattctatttttgctCAGTGGATAGCCTTTTTCTAAACCCACCCTCCAATACTAGCCTTAGCAACAAGGCAGCAAAGAGAGAGCCTTTCCAGCATCTTGGGAATTGTTTGTTGCTTCACACCTTGAGCTTTCTCTGCTTGGGAGAAGCAATACCGGGAAACATCTCCTGCTCAAAAATTTGAATAGAATCTTGAACGAAGGATTAAGCCAACATcttttggtttggttttgattttatattttagaaacCGACAtaatttggtttggttttggaacaaaaaataaccaaaaccCCCAAACCAAATCGACTATCTGACCACATATTTAAAAAACTGTAATTGCACGCGTGCACACAGCCATATGGTACATTTTAATCTTTTACGCTCTTGGTTCGTAATCTAGGTGTTTGCGTTTATAGTAATCAAATTCCTTGTCTTCACTCTCTAGTTtgatttgtaatttttattttggtaaTGCCAAGAATCTATTTCATGTTCAAAATAACTTGtactcttttaattatttatcattgtttaactaaaatattttcaagatattaaatctttaaatttttgcaCAGAAAAGTCATTGTAAGAAATTCTATTATATTCCTATAATTTACGAAATTCTTGGATAATGCATACTTTTATGGAGGAAGCTATATATAActtgattaaatatatataaatttccttcttttcttAAAGAGTTATTCACTTGGTAGTGTTATGTTGTAATATAGTCGACCTAATATATGCTTGGCAGTaatcatatatttcataaaaaaccaacgaaaaccaaataaaacaaaaaacccTACAAAAACCATAATGATGAAAACCCAATTTAATTGGTTTGTTTTGGTTCGATTCCAACATTTGAAAAACTGAGTTACTTGGTTTGGTGTCCTTGTAGCGAAAAACCAATCCAAACCGAACCGTGAACACCCCTATGGATAATCATGGATATATAGTTTCAGGAGTGCTGATGCTATGTTgtgtatattaaatatttagattATGGTGATTTCTTCAAGAATAGTTGTTATTTGTCGTATTTCTGTTCTTTCAAGCCAACTATGTCCTCACACTGATTGTGAATGTTTGTTCTTTGATTTGACATGGCTATTTCATTCTTTGAATAACTTACCAAATGGTGTTCCTTGCAATGTCGTGGATAATTGCAGCTGGAGGGAGAGGCTACTGCTCGAGCTATTCGTTTGGCCAGCTTTGTGAACACTCCATTGTATGTTGTTCATGTCATGAGTATTGACGCGATGGAAGAAATTGCCAGAGCTCGGAAGTCAGGTTTGGCATAAAGTGTTTGAATAGTATATTTGATGGAAATTTGGATTAGTGGCTTTGTAATGCTTACCTTATGGTGAATTTGCAATGATTTATTGTCCCCTCTAAGGAATATTAGTAAGTATTCCCATCATATCATCCATGCAAACCTGTTCTGGGGCTAaacttttgttaattttttttatattgaccATGGAGCTCCTTTGATATGAAGGTCCTCTTTTCTGCTTCATGCTGTAACCAAATTGTTTACTCTGCTTAGAATATACCAACCTTAACTGCGAACTTGTAAACAAAACTTAACTTGGTACTGGCAATGTTTCTATCTCTAACTTGCACCATGCACGTTTTTGTCTCCTCTCTGAAACACACGTTTATTTGGGTACCCTTTGATTTGGAACTATTTCTCCTCTAcgttaatattatttatcaaaaaactcTGCTTCAGATACCAGTTTCATGGGACTTCACTTATGCCTCTATACTAAATTTACGATCTCATTTCAGGTCAAAGAATTGTTGGGGAGCCAGTCGTTTCAGGTTTACTTCTTAATGATTCAGTACTTTGGGATCCTGACTTCCATTTTGCAGCAAGGTAAAGATCATTTTTCTCCTCTGTGGTttaacttttcttttctccctttataGATGGCATAAGATGCCCGTAAACGTTTTAATATTTCAGGTACGTCATGAGCCCACCAATCAGAGCAGCAGGTCATGGAACAGCTCTTCAAGCAGCTCTTGCTGCAGGGGTTCTGCAGGTTTCAGTCTGATTTATGTATAGATATCAATATATGCTTTTTGTGCTGtcacaaaatttaaagataCTTGGGCGACTCCATTGGCCATAGGTAATATCCAAGATGGCGTTTGGCCATGTTTCGttgtaaaaattgaaaaaaagaagtttttgGTTTCcaagtgaaaaattatatttgaaatttggaGTTTTATGTGACTATGACACAAATTAGAgttcttttttgtaaaaaaaaaattgtgagtaATTTGGAGTTAAAAAAGCGAAAAcaactttttgttgttttggAATTTCTGAAAATTCCgaaattcaaagttgaattcGGGAATTTTCTGAATTTTTATGGCCAAACGTGGTTTCCGGAGTTCAACTCCAAAGAAGTACAAAAATATCATGGTCAAACACTACTCAAATATTTCACTTTCCCATCTTAAGATCTATCCATCAACTCATATGAGCAAGATAGAAGTCATTAGCGTTCCTTTTCTTGTCTATACAACTAATCAGCATGGTTTTATATATGCAGCTGGTAGGAACTGATCACTGCACCTTCAACTCAACTCAGAAAGCGCTAGGAATTGGTGATTTCCGGAAAATACCAAATGGTGTTAATGGTATGCAAAAGTTTCTTTTTCCTTACATATATCTATCGATGTGTCTTTATCTTCCTTCTAATGTATCAGTGTAATCATTTATTTATAGGTATGGAGGAGAGAATGCATTTGGTTTGGAATACAATGGTGGTAAGCTGTGACATTTTCTATTGTTGCTCAAATAAATTGTCCTATGCGAGtatattgtttattttcttcCGATGGTTTTGTCAGGCTTCTGGTCAGATATCTGTCACTGATTATGTTCGCATAACAAGCACAGAATGGTAAACTACTTAACTTTTTCTGAATAACTTCTCAAAATTTGATAATGGACCCTTccctctacccttctccacttaagTACCAGACTTTTATCTACAACAGTGGTAAACTCCTAAACTTTGGCAAAAAGTCTTGTAGATGttctgatatatatattttctttataaccATGGTGTTCGGTCTAGCTTGCGTGCACCTCGACGAGCAGATGTTCTGATATTTATTTCAATGTGAATCTAATTCAACCAGCTTGATGCTTATGATATCTTCTTTGGTTTAAATCGCTATATTTCAATTTCTAACAATGCAACTGTCTTATTATGGAAGCTTAACTGGAAATATCTGATCTTGTGATTTAGTGCTCGGATTTTCAATATCTATCCAAGGAAGGGAGCAATACTTGTTGGGTCTGATGCAGATATAATCATTTTAAATCCCAATTCAAGCTTCAAGATTAGTTCAAAGTCACACCATTATAGGACAGATACCAATGTCTATGAGGGTTGGACAGGCATGGTAAGCATTCACAAATTATCGAGGCTTATGTATTACTCATAATATTATGTTGTAGCTTTGCCAAATACAGTGATTTTGTTGTTTAGATTTTCTTATGAATTTACTTAATAAGTGCTACAGAATATGATTAGCCAAATCAAATGAGCGACTCTAGGATATTTTACTTTAACCTCTCTCTTCAGTAGCACTCTTTTCCAATGCCATTTTCCAGCAACCCTGACTGGAAATACATCAGTTTCATCACCATAAACAATTTCCCAGCATATTTCGATGGAAGACAGCACAATCTATTTTGATGTAGGATTTAAATCATATGATGTAACCTGAAGTGAATTGACAATAGAGGTATGGTATGATTGGACAGAACGTGATCGGAACCGTTAGAAAGGAATACAAACAAGAATAGTATATACAATCCTACTTAAAATCCGAATAGTAGTATTATATAGAATCCTACTTGGTAAATGATTGTATTatagtgtctataaatagggtctctgTGAAAAAATGTAcatacacaattcaataatatttttctccaatATTTCTCATATGGTATTATGGCACTCTTGAGAAACAACCTCTTTACCTCACACAAGGTAGTAGGTATAACGTCTGAGTGCACTCTACCCACTCCAGATCCCACAACGGGtatgttgtagttgttgttaGGTGCCAACTATAGAAAGATATAAAAGAGAATCCTGCAAACTTGCTATCTACATATGGGCTATGTACATTACTAAGAAAGAGGTCTATATTCACTGTACATTGCGTGTGACATTACTGGTTAAAAAATCTGCAATCAAATGTCACCTTTTAAGAGCTTGTGCCTTCAGTATATTTAGGTATCTTGGTGTACATATATAGAAGCACTTAAAAACAGTAGAGTATTACATTTTGCTGGAATCTATATTCTCATGGATAATCACTTCATTTAAAAGTTGTAATTGTCCaattccataaaaaaaattctattgtCGCGAAAAGGGAACactatatttttcttgaaaatgtatattttctatAATTCAACCCTTCACAAACTTTCTGTTTTTTCTGAGTGACATTTTTTTTGCACTGACTACACCAAATTTCCGCAGCCCCTCCCTTTACTGATTTTCAAACAATGCCACCGCTTTGTGTTTGCAATTTATTAAACctatgcatttttttttatttttcccattttattccTTATACAGGGAAAGGTTGAAACTACAATTGCAGGAGGAAGGGTTGTTTGGGAAAATGATGAGCTGAAAGTCATCCCTGGTGCTGGCAAGTACATTGAAATGCCACCTTTCAGTTATCTTTTTGACGGGATAGACAAGGCAGATGCAAAGTACCTCTCTTCCTTAAGAGCACCCGTAGAACGATCAACGACTTGATTTGGCAAATTCACTTTTTCATTATGAGGAAGAGGAATAGAAAGTCTCTCTCTATTTACTTGTAAATACAGAATATCCTTAAGGACATTCAAACTCTTGCAGTTGCTGAAAAACCCTTGGTCACATAATGctatttataaaacttatgtTTATTCCGTAAAGGATGTTATACATTGGTGTATAGCTGGATTACTGAATGGAGTTTGAGCATTTACCTCATAGTGAAGAATAAAAGTAGATCCCAGGAAACACACAGCTTTTGATTATAACGTTgctaaattttcttaatttttactCCAAGCAAGAGGCTtgaatgcatatatatatatatatatatatatatatatatatatatatatatatatatatatatatatatactctgaTGAAAAATGATAAAACTCTCTCATGTTTTCATGTATGAATACAGGAGAGAAATAGTCAGTTCAAGATTGCTACAAAGGGGGTCCTCGCTCACACTAAAAACCACAGCATCATGCAGGAAGACAACAACTAAGGTAGGTCATgaacttcttctttttcctctGCACAAAGGAGATGTTCAAAATGATTAGAGGTAACCACAAACTAAAGCTATGTTGGTACATACTGTTTGGCATATTGTGATCCAAGGGCGTCAAGCAAGGACGTATATGGATCAGAACAAACCCCAATATGCCCTTCTATCTGATACTTGAGGAAATTCTGTCTTGAGAATATTATAATACAGTATTGTAGATGCTTTACTGTAACATAATCTTTTGGAGATTAGGATGTCTTACCGTGGCAGCTTTCTCTCGCTCCCTGGATAGAAGATCCTGCTCAAAGTCATAGCTACGATGAGTTAAATCACTCTTGTGCTTCTTTCTGTTTGCGCGCGCTTGTGAGAACACCATAGAATAATTGGTCTCACTCGGAGTCTTTTGCTCCCACTCTCCAAATTGAGGTACAGACATCCAACCAATTTTCTACAGATTTATGAAACCATCTGATAAGTTATTAAGAGCTGGTGAGTGTCTTTCTTGTACAATCTCATAGTAGTTTATGGATGATTAATATCAAATTCATGACTAATACAACATTGAAATGCTTGATTAAAAATGTGAACAAAATGATCACATTACTTGTTagctaaataaataatttgatagACAGACTACTGTAAAGGGAATACTTCCATACCAGCTTACTGGTATGTATGGAGGTCTATGCTAGGTTTAGTTTACATCCTACATCGAATTTGACTCATTACTTTCAGGATTATTTTCCGTTTATCTTTTATCATCATGTTTTCATCATAAGTTACAGTTCATATGAAGGTCTACAAGACGTGACCAAACCATCCTAAGAGACATTCTCTCATTTTATCCTGTGTTAGGTTCACACTGTATTAGATGTGTCCTGCTACTCTTTTCCAATCTTGTATGACAACCCATCTATGTTAACATCCATATTTCTATGATATTCATCTTGTGAATACGGTTCATAGAGGCCAGTAATCATGCATTTACCAAACCAAAAACAAGTCTCTTTTATTTGCCTAGAAGAAAGTTTGGGGCAAAAGCACAGATAAAGATTTTAGGACTCTTATTTAAGGCATAGCCGAAGATCATAGTTTTTTCCAAGTGTAACCGCTTCGAAATTAGCTTCACAAGCTTCTGACATATGCATTTAGAAGTTTGTCTTTCCAAAGCCTAGTGTCTGAAGTTGGCATATATGGATGAACTTCTGGCATATATGACTAAACTTCTatgaaaaagatttaaaaatatctGATCAAAACAAAGTCTTATATGTcattctcaaaattttcaagttcGAAGTGGGCTTAAAGGTGTTTCTAGTTTCTTTCTTCAAGCTTCGAACCTTCAAACTGGTACATTGTCTTTCAATCTTTTGAGCTCAAATAACCCAAAATCGATCTCAAAGTGCCAAGTACTCCACAAATATCCAAAAATAGAAAGCCAAGTTTGaagttccaattttttttcGACAATGTTTGATATCTTCTAAACCTCAAACAGCAGATATTTCGATTTTGATCCCACAAGATCACAAAATTAGATATCGAATTGAAAGAATTCCAGGGATTTCAAAATTTCAGTTTCAAGCTTATctcaaatttagaaaaaaaaaagttcttacCACAGGTGAAACATCTCTGTGTTTACCAAGCTCTTGCTCAGTTCCCATGCTGTGGCGTGCTAAACCATGTCTATGCTGCTTCTTTTTGGCACGATCGTGGGACAACCCCATGGGATAATTTGGACTGTTCCCAGTCTTCTGATCCCATGCTCCACAATGAGGCTCTGCCGTATGACTATTTTTCTAAAAACTcagaaagattaaaaaaaaaagaaactatcaGTGACACAATAACACTATGAGTAACTCACTCTCTAGAACACTCGAAATGTTATCTAAGTTTTGAAACATTAACAATAGCATAGACTATGTAAGTTGAAAAGTTATTCGACATCCCCCGCATGCCCAGACATGGCAACTGGAGAGTGAACAACATAATATGGGGGCCAACATCGGGTAAATCAATAATTAGGATTAGCCTAACTTTGATActatgataattaaaaataatactttggTCCTAACTTagccccaaaagctagctcaagaGGTGAAGGTTTTCCAAGACCACATAAGGAGGACAATGGACCACATCCCCACTGATGTAGGATGTCCaagaattataaaattgaaacaagGTTATGAATGATGATCATGTGAAACATTGTTGATATTCCTGTAGTCAATGAAATTGAACAAACCATGATGAACATAGGGTGTGTTtcgtatgaaggaaaatgttttcctggaaaataagtagattttggacttttttctcatgtttggttagtgagcagaaaatattttctgaaaatgattttgtgtttgatttatgaatgaaaaatgtttttgagagacattttatttttactagagtagaaaataatttatgaaattgaaaatattttttaaaaacaaattttaattggggtggggggtggggtgggggaggGAGCAggagagaaaataaatatttgactttatagtatttttaaaaaataaactaatttttttgggggttgGGATGGGTGGGGGGCTGGCggggagtttaaaaataaaaatttgaagttgaaaaatatttttaaaaagcaaaattatttttttttgggggggggggggggctggcCGGTGGTGGGTGGGTGTGGGTTAGGGATTgggtaaaaagataaaattttaaaattgaattattttttttgaaaaattgttgtttttccaaaaaaaaatgtaatttaaaattggaggagagttttggaaaatattttcctaaatttttgaagggaagtcattttccttaattttgaggaaaatgagttgatttggaaaacattttccaaaacttttgtcccaaccaaatatgagaaaattggaaaacattttccaaaaaaagttttcattcgtaccaaacacactcaTAGTTTTCAAGTGAAGTTAACCAAATCATAATGTATGTAGTGTTAAAACTGGAATTAAATTCACATATGTTGTGAACTGTCACATATATTCAATTTTGTCGGTGCATTTTAGAGCTATTGCGCCAGAAAGTTCATctacttctttttttcctttctttttacgAAGTTCTAGGACAGTGTGAATGATCTAACTTGACTAGAATTGCCAAAAGGCCTTAgattatgtataattttgacACTGTAATTTGAATCCTCATGTCTTTGCCACACCTTTGAGATGCATTATATTTT
The DNA window shown above is from Solanum lycopersicum chromosome 11, SLM_r2.1 and carries:
- the LOC101261880 gene encoding dihydropyrimidinase isoform X2, with product MPGGIDPHTHLAMEFMGSETIDDFFSGQAAALAGGTTMHIDFVIPVDGSLSAGYEAYVEKAKRSCMDYGFHMAITKWNETVSEEMEIMVKEKGINSFKFFLAYKGSFMVNDELLMEGLKKCKSLGALAMVHAENGDAVFEGQKRMIELGITGPEGHALSRPPVLEGEATARAIRLASFVNTPLYVVHVMSIDAMEEIARARKSGQRIVGEPVVSGLLLNDSVLWDPDFHFAARYVMSPPIRAAGHGTALQAALAAGVLQLVGTDHCTFNSTQKALGIGDFRKIPNGVNGMEERMHLVWNTMVASGQISVTDYVRITSTECARIFNIYPRKGAILVGSDADIIILNPNSSFKISSKSHHYRTDTNVYEGWTGMGKVETTIAGGRVVWENDELKVIPGAGKYIEMPPFSYLFDGIDKADAKYLSSLRAPVERSTT
- the LOC101261880 gene encoding dihydropyrimidinase isoform X1, whose product is MEFFFRVQLLIPLISVLLALFPLSESNNIQFCDATNIYGDSGCDFMSSVSSKILIKGGTVVNAHHKEVADVYIEDGTIVAVQPNIKVSDDIKVIDATGKFVMPGGIDPHTHLAMEFMGSETIDDFFSGQAAALAGGTTMHIDFVIPVDGSLSAGYEAYVEKAKRSCMDYGFHMAITKWNETVSEEMEIMVKEKGINSFKFFLAYKGSFMVNDELLMEGLKKCKSLGALAMVHAENGDAVFEGQKRMIELGITGPEGHALSRPPVLEGEATARAIRLASFVNTPLYVVHVMSIDAMEEIARARKSGQRIVGEPVVSGLLLNDSVLWDPDFHFAARYVMSPPIRAAGHGTALQAALAAGVLQLVGTDHCTFNSTQKALGIGDFRKIPNGVNGMEERMHLVWNTMVASGQISVTDYVRITSTECARIFNIYPRKGAILVGSDADIIILNPNSSFKISSKSHHYRTDTNVYEGWTGMGKVETTIAGGRVVWENDELKVIPGAGKYIEMPPFSYLFDGIDKADAKYLSSLRAPVERSTT
- the LOC101262380 gene encoding uncharacterized protein isoform X2 — encoded protein: MAKERERNGSPSVPQFGAWHHKTADDLNFSMVFSQARANKKQSRQNIAHHNPGNEQEMLGKHQDVSPRKSSSTPVPQVGPRDSKDRANKKPHKPDKTHRSLGNEQELGKHQQASTMKNSHTAEPHCGAWDQKTGNSPNYPMGLSHDRAKKKQHRHGLARHSMGTEQELGKHRDVSPVKIGWMSVPQFGEWEQKTPSETNYSMVFSQARANRKKHKSDLTHRSYDFEQDLLSREREKAATRKKKKFMTYLSCCLPA